A single window of Pyrus communis chromosome 10, drPyrComm1.1, whole genome shotgun sequence DNA harbors:
- the LOC137748671 gene encoding codeine O-demethylase-like, translating into MAMTNVQEMSMNGEQPPAEYIVKESRFGSIDSSPPLADEIPIIDISLFSPSSPQYSEQAENHELQKLRSALSSAGCFQAIGHGISDSLLDKVREAAKQFFALPVEEKEKYSRAVHGGAEGYGNDVVVSEKQVLDWSYRLTLRVFPENQRRLHLWPQNPNDFGEMLHEYATKVKLMMGIVFKAMAKSLNLEDNSFAKQLFGDQSLMQARFNFYPPCSRSDLVLGVKPHTDRSGVTCLLQDKDVEGLQVLIDEKWVRVPIVPHAIVLNLGDQMQIMSNGIYKSPMHRVVTNGEIMRLSVALFNEPDPETEIGPVEDLIDETRPRLYKNVKNYGRINYECYQRGEIALETVRF; encoded by the exons ATGGCCATGACCAATGTCCAAGAAATGTCTATGAATGGTGAGCAGCCACCTGCTGAATATATTGTTAAAGAAAGTAGGTTTGGATCCATAGATTCTTCTCCACCATTGGCTGATGAAATCCCCATCATTGATATCAGTCTCTTCTCTCCATCATCTCCTCAATATTCTGAACAAGCAGAAAATCATGAGCTACAGAAACTCAGATCAGCACTCAGCTCGGCAGGATGCTTCCag GCAATAGGCCATGGGATTTCGGATTCACTTCTTGACAAGGTACGTGAGGCAGCAAAACAATTCTTTGCACTTCCAGtagaagagaaggaaaaataCTCCCGCGCAGTTCATGGCGGAGCCGAAGGATATGGGAACGATGTCGTAGTATCGGAAAAGCAAGTTCTTGACTGGTCCTATCGTCTCACTCTCAGGGTCTTCCCAGAAAACCAAAGAAGGCTTCATCTTTGGCCTCAAAATCCAAATGATTTTGG AGAGATGTTACATGAATATGCAACGAAGGTAAAGTTGATGATGGGTATTGTGTTCAAGGCAATGGCAAAGTCGTTGAATTTGGAAGATAACAGCTTTGCAAAGCAGCTGTTTGGAGACCAATCCCTGATGCAAGCAAGGTTCAACTTCTATCCTCCGTGCTCGAGATCTGACCTCGTCCTCGGCGTCAAGCCTCACACGGATAGGTCCGGCGTGACATGTCTCTTACAAGACAAGGATGTGGAAGGCCTTCAAGTTTTGATAGATGAAAAATGGGTTAGAGTCCCCATTGTTCCTCATGCTATCGTTCTTAATCTTGGTGATCAGATGCAGATCATGAGTAATGGTATTTACAAGAGCCCCATGCACAGGGTGGTGACAAATGGAGAGATTATGAGGCTATCAGTTGCTTTGTTCAATGAACCCGATCCTGAAACCGAGATTGGTCCGGTCGAGGACTTGATCGACGAGACAAGGCCGAGGTTGTACAAAAATGTCAAGAATTATGGTCGTATTAACTACGAATGCTATCAGAGAGGGGAAATTGCACTCGAAACAGTCAGATTCTAA
- the LOC137748670 gene encoding codeine O-demethylase-like, protein MAMTNVQEMSMNGEQPPAEYIVKESRFGSIDSSPPLADEIPIIDISLFSPSSPQYSEQAENHELQKLRSALSSAGCFQATGHGISDSLLDKVREAAKQFFALPVEEKEKYSRTIDGGFEGYGNDVIVSDKQVLDWSYRLTLRVFPQDQRKLHLWPQIPNDFGEMLHEYATKIKLMMGLVFKAMAKSLNLEEKSFATQLLGDQSLMQARFNFYPPCSRSDLVLGVKPHTDRSGVTCLLQDKDVEGLQVLMDGKWVRVPIVPHAIVLNLGDQMQIMSNGIYKSPMHRVVTNGESMRLSVALFNEPDPETEIGPVEDLIDETRPRLYKNVKNYGRINYECYQRGEIALETVKI, encoded by the exons ATGGCCATGACCAATGTCCAAGAAATGTCTATGAATGGTGAGCAGCCACCTGCTGAATATATTGTTAAAGAAAGTAGGTTTGGATCCATAGATTCTTCTCCACCATTGGCTGATGAAATCCCCATCATTGATATCAGTCTCTTCTCCCCATCATCTCCTCAATATTCTGAACAAGCAGAAAATCATGAGCTACAGAAACTAAGATCAGCACTCAGCTCGGCAGGATGCTTCCAG GCAACAGGCCATGGGATTTCGGATTCACTTCTTGACAAAgtacgtgaagcagcaaaacaATTCTTTGCACTTCCGgtggaagagaaggagaaaTACTCCCGAACTATTGACGGCGGCTTCGAGGGATACGGTAATGATGTCATAGTCTCCGACAAACAAGTTCTCGACTGGTCCTATCGTCTTACCCTTAGGGTCTTCCCGCAAGATCAAAGAAAGCTTCATCTTTGGCCACAAATTCCAAATGATTTTGG AGAGATGTTACATGAATATGCAACGAAGATAAAGTTGATGATGGGGTTAGTGTTTAAGGCAATGGCAAAGTCATTGAACTTGGAAGAGAAGAGCTTTGCAACGCAGCTGCTTGGAGATCAATCCCTGATGCAAGCAAGGTTCAACTTTTATCCGCCATGCTCGAGATCTGACCTGGTCCTCGGCGTCAAGCCTCACACGGATAGGTCCGGCGTGACATGTCTCTTACAAGACAAGGATGTGGAAGGCCTTCAAGTTTTGATGGATGGAAAATGGGTTAGAGTCCCCATTGTTCCTCATGCTATTGTTCTTAATCTTGGTGATCAGATGCAGATCATGAGCAATGGGATTTACAAGAGCCCCATGCACAGGGTGGTGACAAATGGAGAGAGCATGAGGCTATCAGTTGCTTTGTTCAATGAGCCGGATCCCGAAACGGAAATTGGTCCGGTCGAGGACTTGATCGACGAGACAAGGCCGAGGTTGTACAAAAATGTCAAGAACTATGGTCGTATCAACTACGAATGCTATCAGAGAGGGGAAATCGCACTCGAAACCGTCAAAATCTAA